The Bacteroidales bacterium genome contains the following window.
AATGAGCAGGTCGTTCACATTGACGTGTGCTGGCAGGGATGCTACAAAATACACAGCACCTGCAATATCGTCTCCTGTCAATGGTGTAAATCCCTCATATGCTTTTTTTGCTTTCACTTTATCTCCTTTAAATCTGACTTCGGAGAACTCTGTTTGTGCTGCACCCGGGGCAATCTGACTCACTTTGATATTATGTTCCAGTAAGTCTATCCTCATGGACTTAGTGAGAGAATCAACAGCTGCCTTGGTAGCACAGTAAACATTTCCATTAAGATAACTTTCTTTACCGGCAATGGAACCAATGTTGATGATGTGGCCTTTTTTTCGATGTATCATTCCCGGAATGATGCAACGGCTGACGTAGAGTAACCCTTTTATATTAGTATCTATCATTTGTGTCCAGTCGTCAATTTTGCCTTCGTTTATAGGCTCAAGGCCTGCGGCGAGCCCAGCATTGTTGATGAGAATGTCAATACTTTTCCATTGTGCAGGTATTTTTTTAATGGCCAGAGCCACCTCATCATAGTTTCTGACATCAAAATTTAATACCAAAACTTCAGCATCGTATTTTTTCTTTAATGAAGCGGCCAGCGATTTTAACAACTCCAGCCTTCTGCCTGTAACTATGACTTTAAAATTATTTTGTGCGAAAATAGTGGCGCATGCTTTGCCGATGCCTGAACTGGCGCCTGTAACTATTACAGTTTTTTTCTTAGTTGCCATGATTTTTTGTTTTAAAATTAAATAAATATCGGATACCTCCCGTCACCCAAGCACCAGGCATCTGAATATTGCCGAAATCATAATACCTGGTGTTGAAAATGTTGTTGCATGCCACAAAAATATCAAAATTCAGCGGACGCCAGAAAACTTTGGCATCCCCGACTAGAAATACCGCATAACTTTTTTCGCCTCCTGTCGCAAAATCGGTGTAACTGCCGTTTCTGTCCTGCAAAAGCAGCGTCAGGTTGAAGCCAAGGGATTTATAGATTTTTACATCTGTGCTCAGTGTGAGCTTGTGTTTCAAATAATCCATAACATAATATGAAATCAAATCCCCGCTTTTTTTATACGAATCTATATATGAATATGATAAACGCAATGTCTGCAGAAAACATTTCTTGATATTGAAATCTTCAAAATTTATATTTATGATTGCTTCAGCACCCCATGTGTGCAGCTCTGTGATATTTGAGCTTTCCCAAATGCTTGAATCCGGCTCCTTTACCCAGTCAATGATATTTTTGCCATAACGGTAAAATCCGGTAATATTTATTTGAAGCCCTTTATTTTTATAATTCAGCCCGCCTTCTGCCTGATAGGCTTTTTCGGACATTAATTCGGGATTGGCACGGTTTACAGGGCTCTGGTAATATAGCTCGGTAAAACTTGGTGCACGTAATGATTTGTTGGCAGAAAAGAAAACTTTTAACTTCGGGCTGATGTTAGCCATAAAATCAAAGCCGGGACAAAAATCGAAACCGAATTTGTTATTATAATTCAGCAAAATACCGAAAGTGAAGCTTGTCCTTTTTTTACTTAAAGTTTGGTTTATAGATACATTAAATGTATTTCGTGAAGATTTATTTGTAAAAAAGCCGTTTTTGTCCCAGATATCTTTTATGGTATCAGAAGTTGTTTCCCCTAAAACATTGCTGTTGATTATTTCATTATAAAACTCGCCGCGTATGTTGGTTTTACCAAGTATTGGATAAAAACTCATTTCAACACTGCCTCCTTTAACTTCTGTAAGATGGTAATTGTGATTTATATACCATACCGGAGCATCTTCCCTGAAAAGCTGAAAGCGGTCATGATGCAGTTGCAAATACCCATTGATAATCAGGTTTGTTTTTTTGCTGTATGAATAGGTGATTGCCATGAGTCCTGATTTTGTTTTTTCATACTGCTCGGGATATTTAAAGGAGTAAAAGCTGTTGGCGCCAAAGGCCTTATCCTGATATCCTGCCTGCAGAGCGAAGCTGCTGTTTTTGAATTTGAAACTCCCTCTGTAAAATCCTTTCCAGACATTGAAATCAGTGTTTGTTGTGTACCCTAAACATTGTTTGTAATTAAAAGAAAAAAAATTATTGCTGTTTTTTGAATTGATATTTGAAGAAATATTTCCGTCGATTAACCCATACATACCGCCGGAAGCCGATACGCTGACAAAACTTTCATCATAATCGGAAGTAATGATGTTTATCACCCCACTGAAAGCGCCCGGGCCAAAAAGCCGTGCTCCCGAACCTTTCATGATTTCGATGCGTTTTACTTTGCTGATTTCTATAGGAATATCCAGGTTGTGGTGGCCTGTCTGGGGGTTATTGACACGTATTCCGTTGAGCAGGATAAGTGTCTGCTCAAATGAACCTCCGTCAATGCTGACATCAGCCTGAACTTCATTTGCTCCGCGGGAGCGGATATCGGTAGCAGTCAAATAATTTAACAATTCGGGAAGGGTAGCAACGGGTAGTTTACTGATATCTTCAGCCTGTATCACCTGAACATTTCTGATGCCTCCGGGGTCAATAAATGCAATCTTATCAGCATGAATCAATACTTCTTTAATAAATAAAGTATCTGTCTGGCAGAATGTATTTATTGAAAATATCAAAGTGAAAAATGTGAAAAAAAACACTTTTCTCATGAGGCGAATTTCCTTAAAAAAGGTAAATGCATAAATACTTTTTCTTTGTCAAGCAAATGAAATAAAAATATCAGCAAAAAAGGCAAAGCAGGGGCTTTATATCTGACCATAGCCCCGATAACAGGTGTGGTAATGCCTGTCAGAATGAATGTCCCCGTCACAATTATAAAGCAAAATATCAAAATAGATTTATTTGCCTCTTTAAACCGGGCAAAAACTAAACAAAAAATTATTAAAAATAAAATAACCATATTTTCGATGGCTGCAAATATCATTATCAACGAATGAGCTTCAAAGATGTATGGTCTGATGAGTGTATTATAAAACGAAACGGGTGCCTGCAGAATCATATCGCTTAACTCCGGTTTTAAAAGCTTATCGCTGGTTAAGCTGCCTGAATTCATTTCTTTAGCCAGCCCCACAAAATCATTTTGTTTTTGAGCAATTATCTGAACGGCATTATATCCCGGAAAGATATGATGAATATTAATTCCAGCCAATATTATGATTCCGATAAATAAGGCATACTTTAAATAGCAGCGGTAAGAATTATCTTTTCTGCACCATAAATAACCAAACAACAAGGGTGAGACGATAATGAAAATATAAAATTTAGTATGTATCAACAAAAACATAGCTGCATGAAAAATGATAAGATTGATAATAAGTTTTTTTCGTATTCCGATGCATTTTAAAGTATAGAGTAAAATCCCGAGTCCAAAAAGAAGTATGCCTTCTTTTAATACGCCGGAACCCCAAAATAACACAGAGGGAATCAGGAAAACCGCAATAAAAAGCAAATGTCTCTTATTTATAAAGTGCGGTAAAAAAAATTTATAAATTCCTACCAGGCCCGTGAGCGACAAAAAGCACATAAAAACCGTATGAACGTTATAGTATCCGAAAGAAAAAATTCTCAAAACTGCATTCAGGCGTATGATGGTGTGACTGTCGTTGTAGATATTGCTTTCAAACACCCGGAACCAATTGTTCATCTGGTGGTAGTAATTATTAAAGTACGGGGTGTCGTTTTGGATGCTGAAAAGCATTTTGAAAAAGTCAATGGGTTTGTTCCACAGAGCGTCATACATTATTTTACTATCATCAAAATACTTGAAAATATCCGCGGTAGCCCGGTCAGTGTAATAGTAGGTGTACAAAAAATACATGCCCACACCGGCTGCCAGCTTGATTAAAAAAACTACAATCAGCCAATATGCTTTTATTCCTTCCAATTTGAAAAAAGGAATTTTCCAAATAAGAAAAATTATGAAAAGTGTGTATAATAGCGTAAGTAGTATCTCCAATTTCTTCAGAAATTAATCAACAAAGATAATTTTTTTGAAACTATTCAGTATTTTGAGTTTATGGTAAATATTAATTACTTGAGTTTTGCATAATTTCTTTAGGTCACACAGAGCCGGACACAGCGCTGCGTTGAGGGTTGAGTCCGTGTCGAAGTTTGACATACAACGGTCGTCTTCGACAATCTTCTCCTTCCCTGCCTTGCCGGCAGGCAGGCACTTTCGTTTCAGGAGAAGCTGCTCTGACTGACCGTGGTTTTGTTCTTTTTGACTATATGTAAAAAAGTTATTTTTCATTTAGTTAGTGTCTTTACAATTCATTATTGACAGGTATTTGACAGTTTAATTTTTTATGCAAAACTTCAGTTAATTATTTTTTTTTAGGGTAATAATAAGAGTTTTATATCAAAGTGCTTCATTTAAATTTAATTCGATGAGGTTTGTTTAGAATTTATTTAAACATATCCATAAAAAAAATCAGCGTATCTTTTTCAGTAATGATATTTTTTTACTTTTGCAGAGATACAATCTATTATCGGCGATGAAAAAAGACAAATCAGAAAAGAAGGTAACTCTGGAGACGGCTCAGATGCTCGGCCTTAATGAGGAAGAGTTTAAGAAGATAAAAGAAATATTGGGCCGTATGCCGAATTTTAATGAGCTCAGCGTGTTTTCGGTGATGTGGTCGGAACATTGTTCCTATAAGAATTCCATTTTCTGGCTGAAAAAACTTCCCAAGGAAGGGCCGCAGATGCTTGCCAAAGCCGGCGAAGAAAATGCCGGCATGGTGGATATCGGAAACGGTATGGCCTGCGTGTTTAAAATTGAATCACATAACCATCCTTCGGCTGTGGAACCTTACCAGGGGGCTGCCACGGGTGTCGGAGGTATCAACCGCGACATTTTTACCATGGGAGCCAGGCCTATAGCCCAGCTTAATTCCTTGCGATTTGGTAACCTGGCTCTTGACCGTACCAAACGCCTTGTGAAAGGGGTGGTAAAAGGAATTGGCGACTATGGCAATGCTTTTGGTGTGCCTGTTGTAGCAGGAGAAACCAATTTTGACGAATGTTATAATCAGAATATTCTTGTGAATGCTATGTCGGTGGGGGTGGTGAAAGCGAGTAACACCGTTTCCGCCACATCAAAAGGTGTAGGCAATCCCATCTTTATTGTGGGCTCATCCACTGGCAAAGACGGCATACACGGCGCCACTTTTGCTTCGGAAGATATCACCGAGAACTCTGCCGAAGACCTGCCTTCAGTGCAGGTTGGCGACCCTTTTCAGGAAAAACTTTTACTGGAAGCATCGCTGGAACTGATAAAATCAGGATGTGTGGTCGGAATGCAGGATATGGGGGCTGCCGGAATCGTCTGTTCAACTTCCGAAATGTCGGAGAAAGGAGAACATGGTATGGATATTTTTCTTGACAAAGTACCCCTCAGGCAGAAAAATATGAAACCTTTTGAAATTCTCCTGTCCGAGTCGCAGGAACGTATGCTGGTAGTCATAGAAAAAGGCAGGGAAGATGTCGCCAAGAAAATTTTTGAAAAATGGGATCTCAATTGTGCAGAGATAGGCAAAGTGACCAAAGGAGGCATGCTTAACTATTATATGAACGGCGAAATTGTGGCAAAAATCCCTGCCGAATCGCTGGTGCTGGGAGGAGGCGCACCCGTGTATCAGCGTGATTATAAAGAACCGGAGTATTACAAAAAGTCAAAAAAATTTAATATCAACTCTGTTCCTGAACCTGCCGACCTGAGGCCTGTGGCCAGAATGCTGCTCGCCATCCCCAACATCTGTTCAAAAAAATGGGTGTGGGAACAGTACGACAGTATGGTGGGAACTAAAAATATGACTACTAACATGCCTGCCGATGCTGCCGCGGTAAACCTCAAAGGGACAGATAAAGCATTGGTTATGACGGTTGATTGTAATGCCCGTTATGTTTATGCAGATCCACGTATTGGAACGGAAATTGCCGTAGCGGAAGCCGCACGTAACATCGTCTGTTCGGGAGGTAAACCATTGGCAGTTACCAATTGCCTCAACTTTGGAAACCCTTATAATCCGGAAGTGTACTGGCAGTTTGTGCATGCCATCAAAGGCATGTCAAATGCCTGTAAAAAATTCGGCACTCCTGTTACAGGCGGTAATGTAAGCTTTTACAACCAGTCAAATATGGACGGAAAAGTGGTGCCGATATTTCCTACTCCGGTAATTGGCATGATAGGACTGCTGGAACATAAGAGCATGCTTATGACTATGGATTTCAAGCAGAAAGGCGATATGATATATATGCTGGGGGAAAACCGCAACGACATAAATTCCTCACAATACCTTGTGAATTATCATAAAGTGCCTTTATCGCCTCCGCCATATTTCAATATTGACAAGGAATTTATTACACATTATGTTTTGGGGGAATTGATAAGCAGCAGCCTTATCAACTCAGCGCATGATGTGTCGGAAGGCGGGCTTTTTATTGCATTGTTCGAGTGCGGAATGTTCAGAAACCTTGGTTTTGATATCACAACCGACTGTGAAATACGTGAAGATGCATTTCTTTTTGGAGAAAGCCAGGGCAGGATATTGGTGAGCGTGAGTCAGGAAAAAGAAGCGGAATTTCTTGATTTTATTGTGGATACAAGGGCCAATTGCACATTGCTGGGACACGTAACCAAAGGCGAAATGCGTGTTGACGATATTTCTTATGGCCAGGTGAAGGATGCCAAAAAAATATATGATAATGCTCTGGAAGAGTATTTAAAGTAATACCCTAATGTTGTTTTTTTACTGGAGTTTCCTCAAAATTTAATCCGGGAATAAAGATAGTTGAAAAGTGTCGGAGTTAGGTCCAATTCGTGATTTAAACTGGTTGGGCCCTGCCCTGGAATGTTTTAGTAGTTCAAATATACCGTCAGCCATTGCGTAATTAAAGAAAGTTGGCACACCAAATATCCTTTTTGAAAGGAAAAATATTTTTTGTACCATTACTTTCAATTTCAGCGGTACCCCAATGTATATACTTGTAAAATATGCAATAGCATGAACCAAAACGGTAATGTTTCGTATTGACTTGTAACTAAGAATCCTAAAATCTTCAAAATTATATGCCTGTTTGATATACCGATAGCATTTCTTTAACTAAGCGTTTTTGAGTTTTACACAAATTTTTTGAGATTGTTCCTGAAAATTTGTTACTTTGCATTTTGAAACGATGAATTGTCGTTGAGTTTGTGTCCATAGGTGTGTTGAAGTTTTTGTCAATTCTAAGATACACTTTATGGACACAACTTTTTTGAGGAACCTCATAAAAACGAAAAAAAAATAACACCTTCCATTTAATAAACAGCAAAAATAGTTGATATTAAACAACTTACATGTTTTTACCGTATTTTTTTAAGGAAACTCCAGTTTTTTAACATCAAAAATATTCATCTTGTTTTTCTTTTTGTTTGAAATATTTTTATAATTTTGAACGTTTTAATCAATTATTCAAAAATATAAGGATGCAATATTCTTACAGAAGGTAACATGAAAGAGACAATTATGCATGCGGCAAGGGAGGTCTTCAGTAAGTTCGGCTTCAGGAAAACAACGCTTGAGGATATTGCGAAACATATTGGTAAGGGAAAAACCGCCTTGTATTATTATTACAAAAACAAAGAAGAAATATTCGGGGCGGTGCTTGATTTTGAAGTTGAAAGGTTCAGCAACGAAATGATAAACACCCTTGAACATGAAACAAGCCCTCAGAAGAAACTGAGACGTTACATCACGAAACGCATGGAATTATACAATTATGTTTTAAATTTCTATAGCGCCATAAAAAGTGAATACCTGGAAAATGTCGCTGTCTTTGAGAAAATCAGGCAAAAGTACGACCAGATGGAAATTGAAATCGTTTCGGACATTCTCTCGGAAGGAATTGCGAAAAATGAATTTGTTGCCCGCGATGTTCATCTGACAGCCTATGCTATCATCCTTGCCATGAAAGGCTTTGAATACCCTTTTTCATACCAGCAGGATATCATAAAAATGGAAGAGGATATTGATAAACTCATGGATGTACTCTTTTACGGAATAATAAAAACCCCAACAAAATAATAAAACACTTTTTCAAACTTCCCATCAACTCAAAATTTATGTTTAAGTTTTCATCGTTTGTAATAAAATTCAGGTCGGCCATTATTGCCGTATGCCTGTTGTTTACGGCAGTTATGCTGTTTTTTCTTAAAGATATAAAAATTAATGCAGATATAACAACGTATCTTCCCGAAAGCGATTCGGTAGTGGCAAGGTTTAATTATATCAGCAAGCATTACTCCACAAGCCAGCTGGCAGTTATTATTGTTGAAGCTGAGAAAGATATTTTTACCAAAGAAACCCTGGAGCATATCAGCACACTGACCAAGGAACTGGAAAAATTTAACGGGGTAAGTTTTGTTACGAGCATCACCAATGTGCTGGATATAAAACTACCGGCTAATATTAATGAGATGCTGGCTGATAGCTCTCTTACAAAAACTAACATTGATATCTCCGCACTGCCTCAGAATTTCGAAGATTTGAAAAAAATGCAGAATAATGCATCTTTACAGAAATCTTTAGCTCAGTTTGCCAGTTTTCAAAATACGCTTACCATTCCCCGCCTCATTGACGAAAATAATATTCCTCAATCTGCTGAGGAACTGAAAAAGCTTAAGGATTACGCACTGTCTAAAAAACTGTACAAAGACCGCCTGATATCTTCTAACTCCAGATATTCGGTAATCATATGCCATTTAAGCGAGTCGTCAGAACGAAATGATGTTGCCAAAAAAATAAGGGAGCATGTAATTTTGAAAAATTTCCCTGAAAAATTTTATTTCGAGGGAATGCCTTTTCAGGTGCTGAACATATTGGACTTTATCATGAGAGATTTGTTTTTTCTTACACCTCTTATTATTTTAGTTATCACTTTAGCTTTGCTGTTTAGTTTCAGAAGCCTGCGGGGCATTTTGGTTCCGGTGCTGGCTGTGGGTATGGGGACGATATGGAGCATGGGTATTATGAGCCTAGCAGGGGTGAAGCTTTCACCTATTTCTGATGCAATACCTGTTGTGCTTTTTGCTGTGGGGGCGGCATACGGCATCCATATTGTAAATCGCTTCCGGCTGATGGTAAACTCCAGAGAAGAAAAAAAACAACAGATTGTCAAAGCGCTTTCTGAAGTGGGAATTTCAGTGTTGCTGGCAGGGATTACAACCGTAATGGGTTTTATGTCGTTTATCTTTGGTTCTTACCTGAGCGTTATCACTGAGTTTGGCATTTTTACAGCCATTGGAGTTTTGTTCATCCTGATGCTTTCCGTAACATTTACACCGGCTCTATTATCTTATTTTCCTGCTGAAAAGAAAGCGGTAAGCATTGGAAAGACTCATAAATATGATTTTTTGGGAGAATTTATTATCAGGTTATCCAAAGTTATTTTGCGCCGCCCGCTTATGATAATTATCATCGCTGCCGCCGTAGTTATCGTATCGGTTGTCGGAATTCCTTTTCTTCAGAATAAGATTGACATACTGAATTATTTTAAACCCAATTCCGATATCAGACGTTCGGCATCAGTCATGAACAAAGAGTTTGGAGGCTCACTGCCTATCATGGTTCGCGTAAGGGGCGATATCATGAATCCGCAAACCCTGGCGAAAATGAAAATGGTGCAGGGATTTATGGAACAGCAGCCGGATATCAGCAATGCTTTCTCTGTTGTTGATTTTTTTGAAGTGCTAAATAGTGGAGAGGATAAGGTCAACGTGCCTGAGACAATGAACATAAAAGATATTCAGAAACAAATACATCGTAGTACACCCTCAGAAGATAATTTTAAAGGCATGAAGGAATTGATAAATCGTATATGGCCATTGATACAGGGGGAGGAAATGATTAAACAAATGATAAACCCGCAAAAGACAGAAGCTATCATACAGGCTTCGGTCCGTAATGTTGACACGGAACGTTACCGCGAAATTTATAATTCGCTGAACACATTTCTGGCGCCGCTCAATACCTCAAATCTTTTGTTCGAGCAAACGGGTATGCCGGGTGTGTATTCAAACTTTGATAACAGCATGAAGAAAAACCTGATTCAAAGCATTATACTTGCGCTGGTACTTGTTTATATATGTATGGTTTTTTTACTGCGCTCTGCCAAAAGCGCCATAGTGGGAATGATACCCCTGCTGGTTACCATGGTGCTTATTTTCGGTTTTATGGGATTTTCGGGTATCGCACTGGATATTGCTACCATCCTTATTGCAAGTATAACGGTTGGCGCAGGCATTGATTATGCCATTCACTTTATAACCGAATACAAACGGCAAATATCGAAAGGGCTGAATATTGATGATGCCATCACAAATACATTAAAAGTTACCGGCAGGCCGATAATAATTAATGTAATAACTATCATGCTGGGGTTTCTGGTGCTTATATTCGCCAGTATGATGCCACTAATCAATTTCGGAATACTCATTGCCATTACCATGTTTTTTAGCGGCATGGGCTCTATCACCATTTTGCCATCTATTATAAAGCTCTTTAACCTTAGACTTGTGAAAAAATTACCTGGGGAAAAAACATAATTTTTAAATAAGTTTATAAACGGTTTAAAAAACTAGAAAATTATATTATTATCAACTCTTGTATTATAAATTCTTTTGCAGAAAATAAAAAATTATTATGGAACCCAACAGCAGCGTGAAGATTTCAATACTTAAAGCAGCACAAAAAGTGTTCAGCAGGTATGGATATAAAAAGACAAATCTCGAAGATATTGCAAAAATCATTGGAAAAGGCAAGAGTCATCATCGTCAGCATGAAGGGTTTTGAATTTTCTTTTTCAAGTGAAAAAGATATGAAACAAATAGAAAATGATATTGACCAGTTGCTGAATGTATTGTTTTATGGCATAGTGCCGAGGTCATTTTAATCTGGTGTTTCAGGCTTATGAGAAAATTTTCAACATTGGTTATTAAATTCAGGGCATTCATAATAATTGCCTTTACACTACTTACGGCTTTCATGGCGTATTTCCTTAAAGATTTAAAAATAAACCCGGACATCACAACCTACCTGCCGAAAAGCGATTCTGTTGTTGCAAGGTTTAATTATATAGGCAGAAATTATTCCTCAAGCCTGATGGCGATTGTTATTGTGGAAGCTGAAAAAGATGTTTTTACAAAAGAAACTTTGGAACATACCAGCGAGCTTACAACATCCCTGAAACTCGTTGAAGGTGTTGATTATGTTACCAGCCTTACCAATGTACTCGACATAAAAAAAACCGATGATGGTTTCGAAATATCTCGTTTGATTGAAGAGAACAACCTTCCGAAAAGCAGCGAGGAATTAAAAAAAATTAAAGAATATACTTTAGGAAAAAAGCTTTACAGAGGAAACCTCGTTTCGGAAGATTCAAAATATACCGTAATCGTATGCCGCGTCAATCAGGATGTTGACAAAAACAGCGTGGCTAGAAAAATAAAAGAATCCGTTCTTTCAAAAAAATTCCCTGAAAAATATTATTTCGAAGGCGTACCTTTTCAGTTAATGAATATAATGGATTTGGTTATTAAGGACTTAATGCTGCTGACGCCTTTAATTGTATTGCTTATTGCTTTTACTTTATTTATCAGTTTTCGGACATTTCGAGGCATATTGATTCCGGTTTTAGCTGTGGCCATGGGCGTTATCTGGAGCATGGGGCTGATGAGTATTTTACATGTAGAGCTTTCACCGATTTCTGACGCCATACCGGTTGTGTTGTTTTCTGTAGGAAGCGCATACGGGATACATATATACAATAGGTTTAAGAGAGTTGTAAGGGATAAAAGCCTCAAAAAGGAACAATCGGCATCAGCATTGCGTGAAGTTGGGCTGGCTGTTTTATTGGCGGGCCTGACTACCGTTATGGGTTTTCTTTCTTTTGTCTTTAACGCCTACCTGAACATTATCAAGGAGTTTGGAATTTTTTCTGCATTGGGTGTTTTCTTTGTACTTATAATTTCTATCACATTTTCTCCGGCATTGCTGTCGTACTTTCCTGTAGAGAAAACTCATTTCCAACCTTTAAAAGCAGGGAAATTTCATTTCCTGGAAAGATTTCTCAACAAACTCTCCGCTTTTATCACATTTCACCCTAAGAAAATACTTATCTCTTCGCTGTTATTGTTGTTGGGTATGGTTGCAGGCATCCCGCTGATAAAAGATAAAATTGACATTTTAAATTATTTTCGCCCGGAAACGGATATGCGTATCACGGCATCCATAATGAATAAAGAATTTGGTGGCTCACTACCCATTATGGTTCTTGTCAGGGGTGATATTCAGAACCCGCTTGTACTCGAAAAAATGAAAAAAATAAAAATATTTTTGGAACAGCAACCCGATATAAAAAATGTTTCTTATGTGGGCGATTTTATTGAAGAAATGAATGATTGCATGGGCGAGGGAAAAAAGATTCCTGACAGCCGCGATAAGGTTTCGAACCTGATGTTTCTTATTGAAGGGGACGATATGCTGCGCCAAATGATTAATAACGATAAAACAGAAGCGGTTATACAAGCCTATGTCAGGAATGTTGAAACGAAGAGATACAGAGAGATTTATTCTTCTTTGAATAAACTTATAGAAAGTTTAAGCACTAATGAAATTACTTTTACACAGTCGGGAATGCCGGGGATTTATTCCAATTTTGACGACAGCCTGATGAATAACCTATTGCAAAGCCTTGTTCTTTCCCTGGTGTTGATTTTTATTACCATGATATTCTTGCTGCGTTCCATCAAAAGCGCTTTTGTGGGAATAATCCCGCTCTTATTCACTATGGTTGTTATTTTTGGCTTTATGGGTTATGCGGGAATCGCGCTGGATATTTGCACTATCTTAATAGCAAGTATTACCGTCGGAGCAGGCATTGATTATTCCATACATTTTATTACAGAATACAAAAATCATATTATTAAGGGCCGAAGCATTAAAGATGCTATCTCTAATACCATTCTTATATCAGGGAAATCCATAGTAATCAATATCATAACAGTTATGT
Protein-coding sequences here:
- a CDS encoding SDR family NAD(P)-dependent oxidoreductase — protein: MATKKKTVIVTGASSGIGKACATIFAQNNFKVIVTGRRLELLKSLAASLKKKYDAEVLVLNFDVRNYDEVALAIKKIPAQWKSIDILINNAGLAAGLEPINEGKIDDWTQMIDTNIKGLLYVSRCIIPGMIHRKKGHIINIGSIAGKESYLNGNVYCATKAAVDSLTKSMRIDLLEHNIKVSQIAPGAAQTEFSEVRFKGDKVKAKKAYEGFTPLTGDDIAGAVYFVASLPAHVNVNDLLIMPTSQANTTHLLKK
- a CDS encoding TonB-dependent receptor is translated as MRKVFFFTFFTLIFSINTFCQTDTLFIKEVLIHADKIAFIDPGGIRNVQVIQAEDISKLPVATLPELLNYLTATDIRSRGANEVQADVSIDGGSFEQTLILLNGIRVNNPQTGHHNLDIPIEISKVKRIEIMKGSGARLFGPGAFSGVINIITSDYDESFVSVSASGGMYGLIDGNISSNINSKNSNNFFSFNYKQCLGYTTNTDFNVWKGFYRGSFKFKNSSFALQAGYQDKAFGANSFYSFKYPEQYEKTKSGLMAITYSYSKKTNLIINGYLQLHHDRFQLFREDAPVWYINHNYHLTEVKGGSVEMSFYPILGKTNIRGEFYNEIINSNVLGETTSDTIKDIWDKNGFFTNKSSRNTFNVSINQTLSKKRTSFTFGILLNYNNKFGFDFCPGFDFMANISPKLKVFFSANKSLRAPSFTELYYQSPVNRANPELMSEKAYQAEGGLNYKNKGLQINITGFYRYGKNIIDWVKEPDSSIWESSNITELHTWGAEAIININFEDFNIKKCFLQTLRLSYSYIDSYKKSGDLISYYVMDYLKHKLTLSTDVKIYKSLGFNLTLLLQDRNGSYTDFATGGEKSYAVFLVGDAKVFWRPLNFDIFVACNNIFNTRYYDFGNIQMPGAWVTGGIRYLFNFKTKNHGN
- the purL gene encoding phosphoribosylformylglycinamidine synthase subunit PurL, yielding MKKDKSEKKVTLETAQMLGLNEEEFKKIKEILGRMPNFNELSVFSVMWSEHCSYKNSIFWLKKLPKEGPQMLAKAGEENAGMVDIGNGMACVFKIESHNHPSAVEPYQGAATGVGGINRDIFTMGARPIAQLNSLRFGNLALDRTKRLVKGVVKGIGDYGNAFGVPVVAGETNFDECYNQNILVNAMSVGVVKASNTVSATSKGVGNPIFIVGSSTGKDGIHGATFASEDITENSAEDLPSVQVGDPFQEKLLLEASLELIKSGCVVGMQDMGAAGIVCSTSEMSEKGEHGMDIFLDKVPLRQKNMKPFEILLSESQERMLVVIEKGREDVAKKIFEKWDLNCAEIGKVTKGGMLNYYMNGEIVAKIPAESLVLGGGAPVYQRDYKEPEYYKKSKKFNINSVPEPADLRPVARMLLAIPNICSKKWVWEQYDSMVGTKNMTTNMPADAAAVNLKGTDKALVMTVDCNARYVYADPRIGTEIAVAEAARNIVCSGGKPLAVTNCLNFGNPYNPEVYWQFVHAIKGMSNACKKFGTPVTGGNVSFYNQSNMDGKVVPIFPTPVIGMIGLLEHKSMLMTMDFKQKGDMIYMLGENRNDINSSQYLVNYHKVPLSPPPYFNIDKEFITHYVLGELISSSLINSAHDVSEGGLFIALFECGMFRNLGFDITTDCEIREDAFLFGESQGRILVSVSQEKEAEFLDFIVDTRANCTLLGHVTKGEMRVDDISYGQVKDAKKIYDNALEEYLK
- a CDS encoding TetR/AcrR family transcriptional regulator; this translates as MKETIMHAAREVFSKFGFRKTTLEDIAKHIGKGKTALYYYYKNKEEIFGAVLDFEVERFSNEMINTLEHETSPQKKLRRYITKRMELYNYVLNFYSAIKSEYLENVAVFEKIRQKYDQMEIEIVSDILSEGIAKNEFVARDVHLTAYAIILAMKGFEYPFSYQQDIIKMEEDIDKLMDVLFYGIIKTPTK
- a CDS encoding MMPL family transporter, which codes for MFKFSSFVIKFRSAIIAVCLLFTAVMLFFLKDIKINADITTYLPESDSVVARFNYISKHYSTSQLAVIIVEAEKDIFTKETLEHISTLTKELEKFNGVSFVTSITNVLDIKLPANINEMLADSSLTKTNIDISALPQNFEDLKKMQNNASLQKSLAQFASFQNTLTIPRLIDENNIPQSAEELKKLKDYALSKKLYKDRLISSNSRYSVIICHLSESSERNDVAKKIREHVILKNFPEKFYFEGMPFQVLNILDFIMRDLFFLTPLIILVITLALLFSFRSLRGILVPVLAVGMGTIWSMGIMSLAGVKLSPISDAIPVVLFAVGAAYGIHIVNRFRLMVNSREEKKQQIVKALSEVGISVLLAGITTVMGFMSFIFGSYLSVITEFGIFTAIGVLFILMLSVTFTPALLSYFPAEKKAVSIGKTHKYDFLGEFIIRLSKVILRRPLMIIIIAAAVVIVSVVGIPFLQNKIDILNYFKPNSDIRRSASVMNKEFGGSLPIMVRVRGDIMNPQTLAKMKMVQGFMEQQPDISNAFSVVDFFEVLNSGEDKVNVPETMNIKDIQKQIHRSTPSEDNFKGMKELINRIWPLIQGEEMIKQMINPQKTEAIIQASVRNVDTERYREIYNSLNTFLAPLNTSNLLFEQTGMPGVYSNFDNSMKKNLIQSIILALVLVYICMVFLLRSAKSAIVGMIPLLVTMVLIFGFMGFSGIALDIATILIASITVGAGIDYAIHFITEYKRQISKGLNIDDAITNTLKVTGRPIIINVITIMLGFLVLIFASMMPLINFGILIAITMFFSGMGSITILPSIIKLFNLRLVKKLPGEKT